A window of the Helianthus annuus cultivar XRQ/B chromosome 4, HanXRQr2.0-SUNRISE, whole genome shotgun sequence genome harbors these coding sequences:
- the LOC110936167 gene encoding UDP-glucose 6-dehydrogenase 5 produces MVKICCIGAGYVGGPTMAVIALKCPAIEVAVVDISVSRIAAWNSDHLPIYEPGLDDVVKSCRGKNLFFSTDVEKHVAEADIIFVSVNTPTKTRGLGAGKAADLTYWESAARMIADVSKSDKIVVEKSTVPVKTAEAIEKILTHNSKGVKYQILSNPEFLAEGTAIEDLFAPDRVLIGGRETPDGQRAIKALKDVYAHWVPEERILCTNLWSAELSKLAANAFLAQRISSVNAMSALCEATGADVAQVSHAVGKDTRIGHKFLNASVGFGGSCFQKDILNLVYICECNGLPEVANYWKQVIKVNDYQKTRFVNRIVSSMFNTVSGKKIAVFGFAFKKDTGDTRETPAIDVCKGLLGDKAHLSIYDPQVTEEQIQRDLSMDKFDWDHPVHLQPMSPSSVKSVSVVWDAYEAAKGAHGLCILTEWDEFKNLDYKKIFDNMPKPAFLFDGRNVVDPQKLREIGFIVYSIGKPLDSWLKDMPAMA; encoded by the coding sequence ATGGTGAAGATTTGTTGCATTGGAGCTGGTTATGTTGGAGGTCCAACAATGGCAGTTATTGCACTCAAGTGTCCGGCAATCGAGGTAGCCGTGGTCGATATCTCGGTCTCTCGGATCGCTGCGTGGAACAGCGACCACCTCCCGATCTACGAGCCCGGGCTCGACGATGTGGTCAAGTCATGTAGGGGCAAGAATCTGTTCTTTAGCACTGATGTTGAGAAACATGTTGCTGAGGCTGACATCATCTTTGTTTCGGTTAACACACCGACGAAGACGCGCGGTCTTGGCGCCGGGAAAGCTGCGGATCTCACGTACTGGGAAAGCGCTGCTCGTATGATTGCTGACGTGTCGAAATCTGATAAGATTGTGGTCGAGAAATCGACGGTTCCTGTGAAGACAGCAGAGGCTATAGAAAAGATCCTGACCCACAATAGCAAAGGGGTGAAATACCAGATCTTGTCGAACCCGGAGTTTCTAGCCGAAGGGACCGCGATAGAAGACCTTTTTGCCCCTGACCGCGTGTTGATCGGAGGGAGAGAAACCCCTGACGGTCAAAGGGCGATTAAGGCATTAAAAGATGTTTACGCCCATTGGGTGCCAGAGGAGCGGATCTTGTGCACTAATCTTTGGTCGGCTGAGTTGTCCAAACTCGCCGCCAATGCATTTTTGGCACAGAGGATCTCCTCTGTTAATGCCATGTCAGCGCTCTGTGAAGCTACAGGCGCTGACGTGGCACAAGTGTCCCACGCAGTGGGAAAGGATACAAGAATCGGGCACAAATTCCTGAACGCCAGTGTGGGGTTCGGCGGATCTTGTTTCCAGAAAGATATCCTTAACCTCGTCTACATTTGCGAATGCAACGGGCTACCCGAAGTCGCTAACTACTGGAAACAAGTGATCAAAGTCAACGACTACCAAAAGACCCGATTCGTCAACAGGATCGTTTCTTCGATGTTCAACACCGTTTCAGGCAAAAAGATTGCGGTTTTCGGGTTTGCATTCAAGAAAGACACTGGCGACACACGCGAAACCCCCGCTATCGATGTTTGCAAAGGGTTGTTAGGGGATAAGGCCCATTTGAGCATTTATGATCCACAAGTGACTGAAGAACAGATCCAGAGGGATCTTTCTATGGACAAGTTTGACTGGGACCACCCGGTGCACTTGCAGCCCATGAGCCCGAGCTCGGTTAAGTCGGTGAGTGTGGTTTGGGACGCGTACGAGGCGGCTAAGGGCGCGCACGGGCTATGTATACTGACCGAGTGGGACGAGTTCAAGAACCTTGATTACAAGAAGATCTTTGACAACATGCCGAAACCGGCATTTTTGTTCGATGGAAGAAATGTGGTGGATCCTCAGAAACTAAGGGAGATTGGGTTCATTGTGTATTCTATTGGGAAGCCATTGGACTCATGGTTGAAGGATATGCCTGCAATGGCATAA